A region of Cheilinus undulatus linkage group 10, ASM1832078v1, whole genome shotgun sequence DNA encodes the following proteins:
- the ankrd13d gene encoding ankyrin repeat domain-containing protein 13D isoform X2 has translation MAQEAFPLHFLVWNNQYLELDRELQKKEDVERLDPRGRTPLELAVCLGHLESTRVLLRHTADPTHCNAQGWTILQEAVSTGDPELVQLVLQYRDFKRATERLAGIPELLSKLRQARDFYVEMKWEFTSWVPLVSKVCPSDVYRVWKSGSCLRVDTTLLGFEHMTWLKGRRSYIFKGGDDGAVVMEVDHEKQVVYTEPLVLSPRDAPSLLAAMQPSQENTAQRLTSPIVSTHLNTRNIAFERNKSGIWGWRSEKSEVVSGYEAKVYSATNVELVTRSRTEHLSDQDKSRSKGSKTPLQSFLGLAEQHTAHNGSNVSQCASPHNPTAITAEEYFNPDFNLNGRDIGRPIELTSKVQKFKATLWLSESHPLSLAEQVTPIIDLMAISNAHFAKLRDFITLRLPPGFPVKIEIPLFHVLNARVTFSNLCGCDEPVSSVTVNKPESPEEAGQCLAPFHCEVDPSVFEPPAEYTTLGPGRSEPMRDEDDNLLQFAIQQSLLDAGTESDQVTIWEALTNSRPVPQSPLYEEDSQLERAIQESLSISLASREGEDTADPTSVSPLDPTANSPLSYSTVTDPRLSGHFGVASSFDEQLRIAMELSCREQEELDRKQKEEEEELERILQLSLTEK, from the exons ATGGCTCAAGAAGCGTTTCCTCTGCATTTTCTGGTCTGGAACAATCAGTACCTGGAGCTTGATCGGGAGCTGCAGAAGAAAGAG GATGTGGAGCGCCTGGATCCGAGGGGGCGCACCccgctggagctggctgtgtgTCTGGGCCACCTGGAGTCCACCCGGGTGCTGCTCAGGCACACTGCAGACCCGACACACTGCAATGCACAGGGATGGACCA TCCTGCAGGAGGCGGTGAGCACAGGGGACCCAGAGCTGGTTCAGCTGGTGCTTCAGTACAGAGACTTCAAGCGTGCCACAGAGAGACTGGCGGGCATCCCAGAGCTGCTCAGCAAACTAAGACAG GCACGGGACTTTTACGTAGAAATGAAATGGGAGTTCACCAGTTGGG TGCCCTTGGTGTCGAAAGTGTGTCCCAGTGATGTCTACCGGGTGTGGAAGAGTGGCTcgtgtctccgtgtggacaccACCCTCCTGGGCTTTGAACACATGACCTGGCTGAAAGGGCGGCGCAGCTACATATTTAAGGgtggag ATGACGGTGCGGTAGTGATGGAGGTGGATCATGAGAAGCAAGTGGTGTATACAGAGCCTTTAGTGTTGTCTCCCCGTGACGCACCATCCCTCCTGGCAGCCATGCAGCCGTCGCAGGAGAATACCGCCCAGAGACTTACTTCACCCATTGTCTCCACACACCTCAACACACGAAACATTGCCTTTGAAAG GAACAAATCTGGTATCTGGGGCTGGCGTTCAGAGAAGAGTGAAGTGGTCAGTGGGTATGAAGCCAAG GTTTACAGTGCCACTAATGTGGAGCTAGTGACTCGGTCAAGAACAGAGCATCTATCAGACCAAGACAAGTCAAGAAGCAAAG GCTCAAAGACTCCTCTGCAGTCCTTCCTGGGGCTCGCTGAACAACACACAGCTCACAACGGG AGTAACGTGTCTCAGTGTGCCAGTCCTCACAACCCCACAGCCATCACTGCTGAGGAATACTTCAACCCTGACTTCAACCTGAATGGGCGGGACATAGGGCGTCCCATTGAGCTCACAAGCAAAGTCCAGAA GTTTAAAGCCACCCTGTGGTTAAGTGAAAGTCACCCTCTGTCCCTGGCCGAGCAGGTGACCCCCATCATTGACCTCATGGCTATCTCAAATGCCCATTTTGCCAAGCTTCGTGACTTTATCACTCTGCGCTTGCCACCAGGCTTCCCTGTTAAGATAG AGATTCCCCTGTTTCATGTGTTGAATGCCAGAGTGACGTTCAGTAATCTGTGTGGTTGTGACGAGCCTGTCAGCTCTGTGACGGTCAACAAACCTGAGAGCCCCGAGGAGGCTG GTCAGTGTCTCGCTCCCTTCCACTGTGAGGTGGACCCATCAGTGTTTGAACCCCCTGCAGAGTACACCACCCTTGGTCCAGGCCGCAGCGAGCCAATGAGGGACGAAGATGACAACCTGCTGCAGTTCGCCATCCAGCAGAGCCTGCTGGATGCTGGCACAGAAAGTGACCAG GTGACTATCTGGGAGGCCTTGACAAACAGTCGCCCGGTGCCCCAGAGTCCGCTGTATGAGGAAGACTCTCAGCTGGAGAG agCCATCCAGGAGTCTCTTTCCATCTCTTTGGctagcagagagggagaggacaCAGCCGATCCCACCTCCGTCTCTCCCTTAGACCCGACCGCCAACTCTCCGCTCTCCTACAGCACAGTGACAGATCCAAGGTTGTCGGGACACTTTGGTGTGGCGTCGAGCTTTGATGAACAGCTGCGCATTGCTATGGAGCTGTCATGCAGAGAGCAAGAGGAGCTAGACAG GaagcagaaagaggaggaggaggagctggaaaggATCCTGCAGCTGTCACTCACCGAGAAGTAA
- the ankrd13d gene encoding ankyrin repeat domain-containing protein 13D isoform X1, whose product MAQEAFPLHFLVWNNQYLELDRELQKKEQDVERLDPRGRTPLELAVCLGHLESTRVLLRHTADPTHCNAQGWTILQEAVSTGDPELVQLVLQYRDFKRATERLAGIPELLSKLRQARDFYVEMKWEFTSWVPLVSKVCPSDVYRVWKSGSCLRVDTTLLGFEHMTWLKGRRSYIFKGGDDGAVVMEVDHEKQVVYTEPLVLSPRDAPSLLAAMQPSQENTAQRLTSPIVSTHLNTRNIAFERNKSGIWGWRSEKSEVVSGYEAKVYSATNVELVTRSRTEHLSDQDKSRSKGSKTPLQSFLGLAEQHTAHNGSNVSQCASPHNPTAITAEEYFNPDFNLNGRDIGRPIELTSKVQKFKATLWLSESHPLSLAEQVTPIIDLMAISNAHFAKLRDFITLRLPPGFPVKIEIPLFHVLNARVTFSNLCGCDEPVSSVTVNKPESPEEAGQCLAPFHCEVDPSVFEPPAEYTTLGPGRSEPMRDEDDNLLQFAIQQSLLDAGTESDQVTIWEALTNSRPVPQSPLYEEDSQLERAIQESLSISLASREGEDTADPTSVSPLDPTANSPLSYSTVTDPRLSGHFGVASSFDEQLRIAMELSCREQEELDRKQKEEEEELERILQLSLTEK is encoded by the exons ATGGCTCAAGAAGCGTTTCCTCTGCATTTTCTGGTCTGGAACAATCAGTACCTGGAGCTTGATCGGGAGCTGCAGAAGAAAGAG CAGGATGTGGAGCGCCTGGATCCGAGGGGGCGCACCccgctggagctggctgtgtgTCTGGGCCACCTGGAGTCCACCCGGGTGCTGCTCAGGCACACTGCAGACCCGACACACTGCAATGCACAGGGATGGACCA TCCTGCAGGAGGCGGTGAGCACAGGGGACCCAGAGCTGGTTCAGCTGGTGCTTCAGTACAGAGACTTCAAGCGTGCCACAGAGAGACTGGCGGGCATCCCAGAGCTGCTCAGCAAACTAAGACAG GCACGGGACTTTTACGTAGAAATGAAATGGGAGTTCACCAGTTGGG TGCCCTTGGTGTCGAAAGTGTGTCCCAGTGATGTCTACCGGGTGTGGAAGAGTGGCTcgtgtctccgtgtggacaccACCCTCCTGGGCTTTGAACACATGACCTGGCTGAAAGGGCGGCGCAGCTACATATTTAAGGgtggag ATGACGGTGCGGTAGTGATGGAGGTGGATCATGAGAAGCAAGTGGTGTATACAGAGCCTTTAGTGTTGTCTCCCCGTGACGCACCATCCCTCCTGGCAGCCATGCAGCCGTCGCAGGAGAATACCGCCCAGAGACTTACTTCACCCATTGTCTCCACACACCTCAACACACGAAACATTGCCTTTGAAAG GAACAAATCTGGTATCTGGGGCTGGCGTTCAGAGAAGAGTGAAGTGGTCAGTGGGTATGAAGCCAAG GTTTACAGTGCCACTAATGTGGAGCTAGTGACTCGGTCAAGAACAGAGCATCTATCAGACCAAGACAAGTCAAGAAGCAAAG GCTCAAAGACTCCTCTGCAGTCCTTCCTGGGGCTCGCTGAACAACACACAGCTCACAACGGG AGTAACGTGTCTCAGTGTGCCAGTCCTCACAACCCCACAGCCATCACTGCTGAGGAATACTTCAACCCTGACTTCAACCTGAATGGGCGGGACATAGGGCGTCCCATTGAGCTCACAAGCAAAGTCCAGAA GTTTAAAGCCACCCTGTGGTTAAGTGAAAGTCACCCTCTGTCCCTGGCCGAGCAGGTGACCCCCATCATTGACCTCATGGCTATCTCAAATGCCCATTTTGCCAAGCTTCGTGACTTTATCACTCTGCGCTTGCCACCAGGCTTCCCTGTTAAGATAG AGATTCCCCTGTTTCATGTGTTGAATGCCAGAGTGACGTTCAGTAATCTGTGTGGTTGTGACGAGCCTGTCAGCTCTGTGACGGTCAACAAACCTGAGAGCCCCGAGGAGGCTG GTCAGTGTCTCGCTCCCTTCCACTGTGAGGTGGACCCATCAGTGTTTGAACCCCCTGCAGAGTACACCACCCTTGGTCCAGGCCGCAGCGAGCCAATGAGGGACGAAGATGACAACCTGCTGCAGTTCGCCATCCAGCAGAGCCTGCTGGATGCTGGCACAGAAAGTGACCAG GTGACTATCTGGGAGGCCTTGACAAACAGTCGCCCGGTGCCCCAGAGTCCGCTGTATGAGGAAGACTCTCAGCTGGAGAG agCCATCCAGGAGTCTCTTTCCATCTCTTTGGctagcagagagggagaggacaCAGCCGATCCCACCTCCGTCTCTCCCTTAGACCCGACCGCCAACTCTCCGCTCTCCTACAGCACAGTGACAGATCCAAGGTTGTCGGGACACTTTGGTGTGGCGTCGAGCTTTGATGAACAGCTGCGCATTGCTATGGAGCTGTCATGCAGAGAGCAAGAGGAGCTAGACAG GaagcagaaagaggaggaggaggagctggaaaggATCCTGCAGCTGTCACTCACCGAGAAGTAA
- the LOC121515935 gene encoding signal-transducing adaptor protein 1-like isoform X2, with protein sequence MSVPPRKVYKRRETITELPLYFSGHLQKKTSKERDFKKFYAELRGSTLFLYKDDTQDTYMERMDLEQLKSKELDHPYKNKTLSLSLPTEQVQIKKEVPSTLNLLPGQRLQLEDVLAREKKRTERPALPPRPTFLHSNSPSSPPKKDEPDHAATEMPDCFFDVSRQEAEKMLREHPECGSIILRPSALAHNYALTLRQQNPSGDTVKNFRVTSTNAGFVIELDAPVTVSSMNDVVNYFLEKTEYRLQPYRASQPYDTRFEVSPTPKYISITPSAPKQVPKAQVAPMQRSETKVDPPPAAVPEEGDYVLPDDGKSAKFNQRPSKKNVFYLRSCCRILYQSVYPVFLSSLSKWVTFFFLFILANLEGELRAVLKLRREAIYGGKEGETNKNQGASKSESGTATWSKNSSVA encoded by the exons ATGTCCGTGCCCCCCCGAAAGGTCTACAAGAGGAGGGAGACAATCACAGAGCTGCCTCTCTACTTCTCTGGACACCTGCAGAAGAAAACCTCCAAAGAACGG GATTTCAAGAAATTTTATGCAGAGCTCCGAGGAAGCACACTATTTCTGTATAAAGATGACACACAAGATACC TACATGGAGAGAATGGACTTGGAGCAGCTGAAGTCCAAGGAGCTGGATCACCCCTATAAGAATaaaactctctctctcagccTGCCCACTGAGCAGGTGCAGATAAAG AAAGAGGTTCCCAGCACACTGAATCTGCTGCCAGGTCAGAGGCTGCAGCTGGAGGACGTTTTGGCTCGGGAGAAGAAACGGACAGAGCGTCCAGCCCTCCCACCCCGACCCACCTTCCTGCACTCAAACTCCCCTTCCTCTCCACCAAAAAAAGATGAGCCTGACCATGCTGCCACTGAGATGCCTGA CTGTTTCTTCGATGTGTCTCGACAAGAGGCTGAGAAGATGTTGAGGGAGCACCCTGAGTGTGGAAGTATCATCCTTCGTCCATCTGCCCTGGCCCACAACTATGCTCTCACCCTCAGACAGCAGAATCCCAG tggaGACACCGTGAAAAACTTCAGAGTAACATCTACAAACGCGGGGTTTGTCATTGAGCTGGATGCACCA GTCACCGTCTCCTCCATGAATGATGTGGTTAATTACTTCCTTGAAAAGACAGAGTATCGTCTGCAGCCTTACAGAGCGTCTCAGCCTTATGACACTCGCTTTG AAGTGTCACCCACTCCAAAGTACATCAGCATCACCCCCTCTGCTCCTAAACAAGTACCAAAAGCCCAGGTGGCCCCAATGCAACGCTCAGAGACCAAAGTGGATCCTCCCCCTGCAGCCGTACCAGAGGAGGGGGATTATGTGCTTCCTGATGATGGCAAATCTGCTAAATTTAATCAGAGGCCGAGTAAGAAGAATGTTTTTTATCTTAGAAGCTGCTGTCGAATTTTATATCAGAGTGTTTATCCAGTATTTTTAAGTAGTCTGTCTAAAtgggtgacttttttttttttattcatactAGCTAATTTGGAAGGAGAGCTACGTGCAGTTTTGAAACTACGGAGAGAAGCAATCTACGGTGGCAAGGAGGGTGAAACTAATAAGAATCAAGGTGCTTCAAAATCTGAATCAGGCACAGCCACCTGgagtaaaaacagctctgttgCATGA
- the LOC121515935 gene encoding signal-transducing adaptor protein 1-like isoform X3, protein MSVPPRKVYKRRETITELPLYFSGHLQKKTSKERDFKKFYAELRGSTLFLYKDDTQDTYMERMDLEQLKSKELDHPYKNKTLSLSLPTEQVQIKADNPDSKMNWRWYILTVINKEVPSTLNLLPGQRLQLEDVLAREKKRTERPALPPRPTFLHSNSPSSPPKKDEPDHAATEMPDCFFDVSRQEAEKMLREHPECGSIILRPSALAHNYALTLRQQNPSGDTVKNFRVTSTNAGFVIELDAPVTVSSMNDVVNYFLEKTEYRLQPYRASQPYDTRFEVSPTPKYISITPSAPKQVPKAQVAPMQRSETKVDPPPAAVPEEGDYVLPDDGKSAKFNQRPTNLEGELRAVLKLRREAIYGGKEGETNKNQGASKSESGTATWSKNSSVA, encoded by the exons ATGTCCGTGCCCCCCCGAAAGGTCTACAAGAGGAGGGAGACAATCACAGAGCTGCCTCTCTACTTCTCTGGACACCTGCAGAAGAAAACCTCCAAAGAACGG GATTTCAAGAAATTTTATGCAGAGCTCCGAGGAAGCACACTATTTCTGTATAAAGATGACACACAAGATACC TACATGGAGAGAATGGACTTGGAGCAGCTGAAGTCCAAGGAGCTGGATCACCCCTATAAGAATaaaactctctctctcagccTGCCCACTGAGCAGGTGCAGATAAAG GCTGACAATCCTGACTCAAAAATGAATTGGAGGTGGTACATCCTGACTGTGATCAAC AAAGAGGTTCCCAGCACACTGAATCTGCTGCCAGGTCAGAGGCTGCAGCTGGAGGACGTTTTGGCTCGGGAGAAGAAACGGACAGAGCGTCCAGCCCTCCCACCCCGACCCACCTTCCTGCACTCAAACTCCCCTTCCTCTCCACCAAAAAAAGATGAGCCTGACCATGCTGCCACTGAGATGCCTGA CTGTTTCTTCGATGTGTCTCGACAAGAGGCTGAGAAGATGTTGAGGGAGCACCCTGAGTGTGGAAGTATCATCCTTCGTCCATCTGCCCTGGCCCACAACTATGCTCTCACCCTCAGACAGCAGAATCCCAG tggaGACACCGTGAAAAACTTCAGAGTAACATCTACAAACGCGGGGTTTGTCATTGAGCTGGATGCACCA GTCACCGTCTCCTCCATGAATGATGTGGTTAATTACTTCCTTGAAAAGACAGAGTATCGTCTGCAGCCTTACAGAGCGTCTCAGCCTTATGACACTCGCTTTG AAGTGTCACCCACTCCAAAGTACATCAGCATCACCCCCTCTGCTCCTAAACAAGTACCAAAAGCCCAGGTGGCCCCAATGCAACGCTCAGAGACCAAAGTGGATCCTCCCCCTGCAGCCGTACCAGAGGAGGGGGATTATGTGCTTCCTGATGATGGCAAATCTGCTAAATTTAATCAGAGGCCGA CTAATTTGGAAGGAGAGCTACGTGCAGTTTTGAAACTACGGAGAGAAGCAATCTACGGTGGCAAGGAGGGTGAAACTAATAAGAATCAAGGTGCTTCAAAATCTGAATCAGGCACAGCCACCTGgagtaaaaacagctctgttgCATGA
- the LOC121515935 gene encoding signal-transducing adaptor protein 1-like isoform X1, whose product MSVPPRKVYKRRETITELPLYFSGHLQKKTSKERDFKKFYAELRGSTLFLYKDDTQDTYMERMDLEQLKSKELDHPYKNKTLSLSLPTEQVQIKADNPDSKMNWRWYILTVINKEVPSTLNLLPGQRLQLEDVLAREKKRTERPALPPRPTFLHSNSPSSPPKKDEPDHAATEMPDCFFDVSRQEAEKMLREHPECGSIILRPSALAHNYALTLRQQNPSGDTVKNFRVTSTNAGFVIELDAPVTVSSMNDVVNYFLEKTEYRLQPYRASQPYDTRFEVSPTPKYISITPSAPKQVPKAQVAPMQRSETKVDPPPAAVPEEGDYVLPDDGKSAKFNQRPSKKNVFYLRSCCRILYQSVYPVFLSSLSKWVTFFFLFILANLEGELRAVLKLRREAIYGGKEGETNKNQGASKSESGTATWSKNSSVA is encoded by the exons ATGTCCGTGCCCCCCCGAAAGGTCTACAAGAGGAGGGAGACAATCACAGAGCTGCCTCTCTACTTCTCTGGACACCTGCAGAAGAAAACCTCCAAAGAACGG GATTTCAAGAAATTTTATGCAGAGCTCCGAGGAAGCACACTATTTCTGTATAAAGATGACACACAAGATACC TACATGGAGAGAATGGACTTGGAGCAGCTGAAGTCCAAGGAGCTGGATCACCCCTATAAGAATaaaactctctctctcagccTGCCCACTGAGCAGGTGCAGATAAAG GCTGACAATCCTGACTCAAAAATGAATTGGAGGTGGTACATCCTGACTGTGATCAAC AAAGAGGTTCCCAGCACACTGAATCTGCTGCCAGGTCAGAGGCTGCAGCTGGAGGACGTTTTGGCTCGGGAGAAGAAACGGACAGAGCGTCCAGCCCTCCCACCCCGACCCACCTTCCTGCACTCAAACTCCCCTTCCTCTCCACCAAAAAAAGATGAGCCTGACCATGCTGCCACTGAGATGCCTGA CTGTTTCTTCGATGTGTCTCGACAAGAGGCTGAGAAGATGTTGAGGGAGCACCCTGAGTGTGGAAGTATCATCCTTCGTCCATCTGCCCTGGCCCACAACTATGCTCTCACCCTCAGACAGCAGAATCCCAG tggaGACACCGTGAAAAACTTCAGAGTAACATCTACAAACGCGGGGTTTGTCATTGAGCTGGATGCACCA GTCACCGTCTCCTCCATGAATGATGTGGTTAATTACTTCCTTGAAAAGACAGAGTATCGTCTGCAGCCTTACAGAGCGTCTCAGCCTTATGACACTCGCTTTG AAGTGTCACCCACTCCAAAGTACATCAGCATCACCCCCTCTGCTCCTAAACAAGTACCAAAAGCCCAGGTGGCCCCAATGCAACGCTCAGAGACCAAAGTGGATCCTCCCCCTGCAGCCGTACCAGAGGAGGGGGATTATGTGCTTCCTGATGATGGCAAATCTGCTAAATTTAATCAGAGGCCGAGTAAGAAGAATGTTTTTTATCTTAGAAGCTGCTGTCGAATTTTATATCAGAGTGTTTATCCAGTATTTTTAAGTAGTCTGTCTAAAtgggtgacttttttttttttattcatactAGCTAATTTGGAAGGAGAGCTACGTGCAGTTTTGAAACTACGGAGAGAAGCAATCTACGGTGGCAAGGAGGGTGAAACTAATAAGAATCAAGGTGCTTCAAAATCTGAATCAGGCACAGCCACCTGgagtaaaaacagctctgttgCATGA